A region from the Inhella inkyongensis genome encodes:
- a CDS encoding DMT family transporter: protein MPSLPLLVGLAVIAVWGLNFPLQKALFSQIGPTAFVGLRYLIAPVCAVLLLSWQHGRHWPRLSRSDWLRLAPVALIGQALHLLLAAEGLQGSTPFSASVLLACGPVFTLLILRGLGVERLARLQVLGVAVAAAGALAFTGDKLLHAAWSASTGDAVLLLAAALFSYYSVASKPLIQQHGGVAVLCYGTLLGALPTLAWCAPAMAAVPWSDLPIWVGVGTLWSVVGGGFIGWLGWGWAGARRGVGRIAPLIYLMPVVAGLSAWAFAGERFTAQKLASAAVILAGVALAQFGSRKPPVDSPPGE, encoded by the coding sequence ATGCCCTCGCTCCCTCTGCTGGTGGGCCTCGCCGTGATCGCGGTCTGGGGCTTGAACTTCCCACTGCAAAAGGCCCTGTTCAGTCAGATCGGCCCCACTGCCTTCGTCGGCCTGCGCTATCTGATCGCGCCGGTCTGCGCGGTGCTGCTGCTGAGCTGGCAACACGGCCGGCACTGGCCGCGCTTGAGTCGCAGCGACTGGTTGCGCCTGGCGCCGGTGGCCCTGATCGGCCAGGCCCTGCACCTGCTGCTGGCGGCCGAAGGGCTGCAGGGTTCGACACCCTTTTCCGCCAGCGTGCTGCTGGCCTGCGGGCCGGTGTTCACACTGCTGATCCTGCGCGGCCTGGGCGTGGAGCGCTTGGCCCGTTTGCAGGTGCTGGGGGTGGCGGTGGCCGCCGCTGGCGCCCTGGCCTTCACTGGCGACAAGCTGCTGCACGCCGCCTGGTCGGCCAGCACCGGCGATGCCGTGCTGCTGCTGGCCGCGGCCCTCTTCAGCTACTACTCGGTGGCCAGCAAACCGCTGATCCAGCAGCATGGCGGCGTGGCCGTGCTGTGCTACGGCACCCTGCTGGGGGCCCTGCCCACGCTGGCCTGGTGCGCACCGGCGATGGCTGCCGTGCCCTGGTCCGATCTGCCGATTTGGGTGGGCGTGGGCACGCTCTGGAGCGTGGTGGGCGGCGGCTTCATCGGCTGGCTGGGCTGGGGCTGGGCCGGCGCACGGCGCGGTGTGGGGCGCATCGCGCCCCTGATCTACCTGATGCCGGTGGTGGCCGGACTGTCGGCCTGGGCCTTCGCGGGCGAGCGCTTCACGGCGCAGAAGCTCGCCAGCGCGGCGGTGATCCTGGCCGGGGTGGCGCTGGCACAGTTCGGCAGCCGCAAGCCGCCGGTGGACAGCCCGCCTGGGGAATGA
- a CDS encoding helix-turn-helix domain-containing protein, with the protein MSETEIEPPAPTEAQALDQRLAQRLMTLRTAAGWSLEDLAQRSGISRATLSRLERAETSPTAHLLGRLCAAHGLTLSSLLAEVETLPVRHLGPAQQSQWEDPSLGFRRRMLAPPMRGFATELLECRLQPGAHIRYEHPPVAGLEHHLWLISGQLQLQLDGQVHRLRAGASLSYKLWGASQFDVPGKTEAHYLLAITQARP; encoded by the coding sequence ATGTCAGAGACCGAAATCGAGCCGCCCGCCCCGACCGAAGCCCAAGCCCTGGATCAGCGCCTGGCCCAGCGGCTGATGACGCTGCGCACCGCGGCCGGATGGTCCTTGGAGGATTTGGCGCAGCGCAGCGGCATCAGCCGGGCCACGCTGTCGCGCCTGGAGCGTGCCGAGACCAGTCCGACCGCCCATCTGTTGGGGCGTCTGTGCGCTGCCCATGGCCTGACTCTCTCCAGCTTGCTGGCCGAGGTGGAGACCTTGCCCGTGCGCCACCTGGGCCCGGCGCAGCAGTCGCAGTGGGAGGACCCCAGTCTGGGCTTTCGACGCCGGATGCTGGCGCCGCCGATGCGGGGCTTTGCCACCGAATTGCTGGAGTGCCGGCTGCAGCCCGGCGCCCACATCCGCTACGAACACCCGCCGGTGGCGGGCCTGGAGCACCACCTGTGGCTGATCAGCGGCCAGTTGCAGCTGCAGCTGGACGGCCAGGTGCACCGCCTGCGGGCGGGCGCCAGCCTCAGCTACAAGCTGTGGGGGGCTTCGCAGTTCGATGTACCCGGCAAGACCGAGGCGCACTACCTATTGGCCATCACTCAAGCACGCCCATGA
- a CDS encoding GNAT family N-acetyltransferase, with product MNPTFHLVPLQDMAALHLVPLLQDTVAQGASIGWTSAPSTERALAFWEGCQASCGRGERLGWVVLGGDGQVLGSAQLVLDMPENGRHRAEVCKVMVAPAARRQGLGEFLMRTAEAAARAQGRSLLVLDTLLGSAAERLYRRLGFEVCGAIPGYAMSTTGQLEATQMMFKRL from the coding sequence ATGAACCCGACCTTTCACCTTGTGCCCCTGCAAGACATGGCCGCCCTGCACTTGGTGCCCTTGCTGCAGGACACCGTGGCCCAGGGCGCCAGCATTGGCTGGACCTCCGCCCCATCGACCGAACGGGCGCTGGCTTTCTGGGAGGGTTGCCAGGCATCCTGCGGACGCGGCGAGCGCCTGGGTTGGGTGGTCTTGGGCGGGGACGGCCAGGTCTTGGGCAGCGCCCAGCTGGTGCTGGACATGCCCGAGAACGGCCGCCATCGCGCCGAGGTCTGCAAGGTGATGGTGGCGCCGGCCGCGCGGCGTCAGGGCCTGGGCGAGTTTCTGATGCGCACCGCAGAGGCGGCGGCCCGTGCGCAGGGGCGCAGCCTGCTGGTGCTGGACACCCTGCTGGGCAGTGCCGCCGAGCGGCTCTACCGTCGCCTGGGTTTCGAAGTCTGCGGCGCCATCCCGGGCTATGCCATGAGCACCACCGGGCAGCTGGAAGCCACGCAGATGATGTTCAAGCGCCTCTGA
- a CDS encoding nuclear transport factor 2 family protein: MRFVLLTALIVLVLCAPTANAQVPVRAEPDHERLLASADPKLAANKRLVYDFWREVFEAGQMARVSHYLTEGYIQHNPMVPTGRAGFVAAFGPHAKSQPVQARVQAPLVDIVAEGDRVVMVFVSERPDPKNPGQTYTTTWFDLFRIENGQLAEHWDPAAKR, translated from the coding sequence ATGCGCTTTGTTCTCCTGACCGCACTGATCGTGCTGGTCCTTTGTGCCCCGACCGCCAACGCCCAGGTGCCGGTGCGCGCCGAGCCCGATCACGAGCGCCTGCTGGCCAGCGCCGACCCCAAGCTGGCCGCCAACAAACGATTGGTCTACGACTTCTGGCGCGAGGTCTTCGAGGCCGGTCAAATGGCGCGCGTGTCGCACTATCTGACCGAGGGCTATATCCAGCACAACCCCATGGTGCCCACCGGCCGGGCCGGCTTTGTGGCGGCCTTCGGGCCCCACGCCAAGTCACAGCCCGTGCAGGCCCGGGTGCAGGCGCCGCTGGTGGACATCGTGGCCGAAGGCGATCGGGTGGTGATGGTGTTCGTGTCTGAGCGCCCTGATCCCAAGAATCCCGGCCAGACCTACACCACCACCTGGTTCGATCTGTTCCGCATCGAGAACGGTCAGTTGGCCGAACACTGGGATCCAGCCGCCAAGCGCTGA
- a CDS encoding alpha/beta hydrolase family esterase, with protein MSETQHRRRRFVMAALGCGASGAPSAWAVPPAAPPASVLAGGEWPDERLPSGRRYRLVLPQGLDPAKPLQLVLALHGMGKDSKDLMPRYSGFNASAHRHELAVAYAQAQPGGWGQRGRDLQADLAYLDELLEALKARLPVDGRRVHLMGFSSGARLALQAAAARPGRYASLVCHSTLLPAPAAARMPPQLWVHGEKDRLVPLARIRTAVAAAVKARQRAELLAVPELGHQWARQADINTRIWTFMALQTLGTLS; from the coding sequence ATGTCAGAAACGCAACACCGTCGTCGCCGCTTCGTGATGGCCGCCCTGGGCTGCGGCGCCTCAGGCGCACCCAGCGCCTGGGCCGTGCCCCCCGCCGCTCCGCCCGCCTCCGTGCTGGCCGGCGGCGAGTGGCCCGATGAGCGCCTGCCCAGCGGTCGCCGCTACCGTTTGGTGCTGCCCCAGGGTCTGGACCCGGCCAAGCCCCTGCAACTGGTGCTCGCCCTGCACGGCATGGGCAAGGATTCCAAGGACCTGATGCCGCGCTACTCAGGCTTCAACGCCAGCGCCCATCGACACGAGCTGGCCGTGGCCTATGCCCAGGCACAGCCCGGCGGCTGGGGCCAACGCGGGCGTGATCTGCAGGCCGATCTGGCCTACCTGGACGAACTGCTGGAGGCCTTGAAGGCGCGACTGCCGGTGGATGGCCGGCGCGTGCATCTGATGGGCTTTTCCAGCGGCGCCCGCTTGGCCTTGCAGGCGGCGGCGGCGCGGCCCGGCCGTTATGCCTCATTGGTCTGCCATTCCACGCTCTTGCCCGCGCCGGCGGCCGCCCGCATGCCGCCCCAGCTCTGGGTGCATGGCGAGAAGGACCGCCTGGTCCCGCTGGCGCGCATTCGCACCGCCGTGGCCGCCGCCGTCAAGGCGCGCCAGCGTGCCGAATTGCTGGCCGTGCCCGAGCTGGGCCACCAATGGGCGCGTCAGGCCGACATCAACACCCGCATCTGGACCTTCATGGCCCTGCAAACGCTGGGCACTCTCAGCTGA
- a CDS encoding NADPH-dependent 2,4-dienoyl-CoA reductase: MSAYPHLLEPLDLGFTTLRNRVLMGSMHTGLEDGRKHFDRAAAYFAERARGEVGLIVTGGFAPNVAGWVKPFAGTLSTSGAAQRHKLITGAVHQEGGKIALQILHAGRYGYHPFIVAPSRIQSPITPFKPWALSERGIERQIRAFVRCAQLAREAGYDGVEVMGSEGYFINEFLSPHSNQRDDAWGGSYANRMRLPVEIVRRIREACGPDFIIIYRISLLDLLPQGQKWDEVMQLAQGVIAAGATILNSGIGWHEARVPTIATSVPRAGFAWVTKKLREGLRAQGLNTPVVATNRINMPEVAEEVLAGGSADMVSMARPFLADPEFVKKAREGRRDEINTCIACNQACLDHTFKNQLASCLVNPRAAHETVLRITPVQTKKKVAVVGAGPAGLAAATTAAERGHAVTLFDAAAEIGGQFNLAKRIPGKEEFHETLRYFAKRIELTGVNLRLNTRVTAEDLKGFDAVLLATGVTPRNPRIPGQDAPEVADKVLGYIDVLRGSKPVGQKVVVVGAGGIGFDVAEFLLEAGHSLTLDPAAWNKHWGVGDPAEVPGGYLPPQPGAPRRQITLLQRKPGKPGGTLGKTTGWIHRAMLKMAKVEMLGSANYERITPEGLFVTWGEKRENGQLIEADTIVLCAGQEPLRELQAPLQALGIQVQLIGGALEAGELDAKRAIRQGTEVAAAL, encoded by the coding sequence ATGTCCGCCTACCCCCATCTGCTTGAACCCCTGGATCTCGGCTTCACCACGCTGCGCAATCGCGTGCTGATGGGGTCCATGCACACCGGCCTGGAGGACGGGCGCAAGCACTTTGACCGGGCTGCTGCCTACTTCGCCGAGCGCGCGCGCGGCGAGGTGGGGCTGATCGTCACCGGCGGCTTCGCGCCCAATGTGGCGGGTTGGGTCAAGCCCTTTGCGGGCACGCTCTCTACCAGCGGGGCGGCGCAGCGGCACAAGCTCATTACCGGCGCGGTGCATCAGGAGGGCGGCAAGATCGCTTTGCAGATCCTGCACGCCGGCCGCTATGGCTACCACCCTTTCATCGTTGCGCCCTCGCGCATCCAGTCGCCGATCACGCCCTTCAAGCCCTGGGCCCTGAGTGAGCGCGGCATCGAGCGCCAGATCCGCGCCTTTGTGCGCTGCGCCCAGTTGGCGCGCGAGGCCGGCTATGACGGCGTCGAGGTGATGGGCTCCGAGGGCTACTTCATCAACGAATTCCTGAGCCCGCACAGCAACCAGCGCGATGACGCCTGGGGCGGCAGCTACGCCAACCGCATGCGCCTGCCGGTCGAGATCGTGCGCCGCATTCGCGAGGCCTGCGGGCCGGACTTCATCATCATCTACCGCATCAGCCTGCTGGACCTGCTGCCCCAGGGGCAGAAGTGGGACGAGGTGATGCAGCTGGCGCAGGGCGTGATCGCGGCCGGCGCCACCATCCTGAACAGCGGCATCGGCTGGCACGAGGCGCGCGTGCCCACCATCGCCACCAGCGTGCCGCGTGCCGGCTTTGCCTGGGTCACCAAGAAGCTGCGCGAGGGCCTGCGCGCGCAGGGGCTCAACACCCCGGTGGTGGCGACCAATCGCATCAACATGCCCGAGGTGGCCGAAGAGGTGCTGGCCGGCGGCAGCGCCGATATGGTCAGCATGGCCCGCCCCTTCCTGGCCGACCCCGAGTTCGTGAAGAAGGCCCGCGAAGGCCGGCGCGACGAGATCAACACCTGCATCGCCTGCAACCAGGCCTGCCTGGATCACACCTTCAAGAACCAGCTGGCCAGCTGCCTGGTGAACCCGCGTGCCGCGCACGAGACGGTGCTGCGCATCACCCCGGTGCAGACGAAAAAGAAGGTGGCGGTGGTGGGCGCCGGCCCGGCCGGCCTGGCGGCGGCCACCACGGCGGCCGAGCGCGGCCATGCGGTCACGCTGTTCGATGCGGCCGCTGAGATCGGCGGCCAGTTCAATCTGGCCAAGCGCATCCCCGGCAAGGAAGAGTTCCACGAGACCCTGCGCTACTTCGCCAAGCGCATTGAGCTCACCGGCGTGAACCTGCGCCTGAACACGCGCGTCACGGCCGAGGATCTGAAGGGCTTTGATGCCGTGCTGCTGGCCACCGGCGTGACGCCGCGCAACCCGCGCATCCCGGGCCAGGACGCGCCCGAAGTGGCCGACAAGGTGCTGGGTTATATCGACGTGCTGCGCGGCAGCAAGCCGGTGGGCCAGAAGGTGGTGGTGGTGGGCGCGGGCGGCATCGGCTTTGATGTGGCCGAGTTCCTGCTCGAGGCCGGCCACAGCCTGACCCTGGACCCGGCGGCCTGGAACAAACACTGGGGCGTGGGCGACCCCGCCGAGGTGCCGGGCGGCTATCTGCCACCCCAACCCGGCGCGCCACGTCGCCAGATCACCCTGCTGCAGCGCAAGCCCGGCAAGCCGGGCGGCACGCTGGGCAAGACCACGGGCTGGATCCACCGCGCGATGCTGAAGATGGCCAAGGTGGAAATGCTGGGCAGCGCCAACTACGAACGCATCACGCCCGAGGGCCTGTTCGTGACCTGGGGCGAGAAGCGCGAGAACGGCCAGCTGATCGAGGCCGACACCATCGTGCTGTGCGCCGGCCAAGAGCCGCTGCGGGAACTGCAGGCCCCGCTGCAGGCCCTGGGTATTCAGGTGCAGCTGATCGGCGGCGCGCTGGAAGCTGGCGAGCTGGATGCCAAGCGCGCCATCCGCCAGGGTACCGAGGTGGCGGCGGCGCTTTAA
- a CDS encoding ligand-binding sensor domain-containing diguanylate cyclase, producing MPLPARLLLLFLLALSGLSATANSLLPQFSSVPVPRSVVGGLAQDRAGYLWIGTGNGLARWDGYRLQPMEREGASAIERNLGWVRAMVAARDGRLWIGTEADGLAVYEPERDRIEMRGGPRAIVRALAEDRTGTIWIGTAGEGLWQYSPQQQRFQAQPLPGKLATETRVLALLAARDGRLWVGHGQGLSHSETGHPSQPDLQTLPLPETVGAVQALLEDHLGRIWIGCASGALGLWQDGQLRWLLQPDGQAVHALAQAADGSVWVGRSQGLDRFAADTTPILPRLPQGRGRPGALAGEQVTALLRDQAGAIWVGGYGLGLQRHQPNPALAVRSADADPRSPWAEADARALLALEDGGLLVTTHAGTLLRMDESLRVRATLLGREGGAVEAMTLGPDGSLWLGRGGQLEQHRLDGGLIRAWSLAGVRVYRLRAGRDGTIWAATEDGLFRHAPQQGGAPQRLLLPDGQPLRGRVTALCEDGEGGWWVGGAQGLLRQRAGQAALQWVPQAPGAGLGFPAVLGLLRTAEGQLWVDTPVAGLHRLQGFNAQGQARFERISERHGRTGQPFGANLHADAQGRIWSPMFVYDPKADRLDEVDAAGSAPFGTPWFYVDAELRDGRLVFGGSQGLLVVRPERYSPSIYAPPLVINGLRVDGQPQHLPNLRQGLVLAAGTRSFGLDYAALDFAAPQRLRYRHRLVGLDPAWIEGGADFRMPSYSNLAPGRYTLHLNASNHDGVWSPKVLELPIEVRAAWWQRPTVRALGLILALLGLWSLLQWRTRQLRRREGRLQALVQERTAELRRVSLMDPLTGAHNRRYMAQHVDAELQQCLSQRRGPAGEAADLCVMLLDIDHFKQVNDRHGHAAGDAVLVQAAERLRAELQPGDCLVRWGGEEFLLLTRPGSRAGAIPLAERLCEALRQQDFQLPDGQALAVRASIGLACYPLDPQQVQAWDWKATLQLADAALYAAKAAGRDGWVACLSAHGLQPTDAPARDWLTQQGLLTVRSTPVADKPPAPEI from the coding sequence ATGCCGCTTCCGGCCCGCCTTCTTCTGCTTTTCCTCCTGGCGCTCAGCGGTCTGAGCGCCACAGCGAACAGCCTGCTGCCCCAGTTCAGCAGCGTGCCGGTGCCGCGCAGCGTGGTGGGCGGGCTGGCGCAGGACCGCGCGGGTTATCTGTGGATCGGCACCGGCAACGGCCTGGCGCGCTGGGACGGCTACCGCCTGCAGCCCATGGAACGCGAGGGCGCCAGCGCCATTGAGCGCAATCTGGGCTGGGTGCGCGCCATGGTGGCGGCGCGCGACGGGCGCTTGTGGATCGGCACCGAGGCCGATGGCCTGGCGGTCTATGAGCCGGAGCGCGACCGCATCGAGATGCGCGGCGGGCCGCGTGCCATCGTGCGGGCCTTGGCCGAGGACCGCACGGGCACGATCTGGATCGGCACCGCGGGCGAGGGCCTCTGGCAGTACTCGCCCCAGCAGCAGCGCTTCCAAGCCCAGCCCTTGCCAGGCAAGCTCGCCACCGAAACCCGCGTGCTGGCACTCCTGGCCGCGCGCGACGGGCGGCTGTGGGTCGGGCATGGCCAGGGGCTGAGCCACAGCGAGACGGGTCATCCGAGCCAGCCCGATCTGCAGACCCTGCCACTGCCCGAGACCGTCGGCGCCGTCCAGGCCCTGCTGGAAGACCACCTCGGTCGGATCTGGATCGGCTGCGCCAGCGGCGCCCTGGGCCTGTGGCAGGACGGTCAGCTGCGCTGGCTGCTCCAACCCGACGGCCAGGCCGTGCATGCACTGGCGCAGGCCGCCGACGGCAGCGTCTGGGTCGGCCGCAGCCAGGGCTTGGACCGCTTTGCGGCCGACACCACCCCCATCCTGCCGCGCCTGCCCCAGGGGCGTGGCCGGCCCGGCGCCTTGGCCGGCGAACAGGTCACCGCACTGCTGCGCGATCAGGCCGGCGCCATCTGGGTGGGCGGCTATGGCCTGGGGCTGCAGCGCCACCAGCCCAACCCGGCGCTGGCGGTGCGCAGCGCCGATGCCGACCCGCGCAGCCCCTGGGCCGAGGCCGATGCCCGCGCCCTGCTGGCACTGGAGGATGGCGGCCTGCTCGTCACCACCCACGCGGGCACGCTGCTGCGCATGGATGAGTCCCTGCGCGTGCGCGCCACCCTGCTCGGTCGCGAAGGCGGCGCTGTGGAGGCCATGACCCTGGGGCCCGATGGCAGCCTGTGGCTGGGGCGCGGCGGGCAGCTGGAACAACACCGCTTGGACGGCGGGCTGATTCGCGCCTGGTCCCTGGCCGGCGTGCGCGTGTACCGCCTGCGCGCTGGCCGCGATGGAACGATCTGGGCCGCCACCGAGGACGGCCTGTTCCGCCACGCCCCCCAGCAAGGCGGAGCGCCGCAACGCCTGCTCCTGCCCGACGGCCAGCCCCTGCGCGGTCGGGTCACAGCCCTGTGCGAGGACGGCGAGGGCGGCTGGTGGGTCGGCGGGGCGCAGGGCCTGCTGCGCCAGCGCGCCGGCCAGGCCGCGCTGCAGTGGGTGCCGCAGGCGCCCGGCGCCGGCCTCGGCTTCCCTGCCGTGCTGGGTCTGCTGCGCACGGCCGAAGGGCAGCTGTGGGTGGACACCCCGGTGGCCGGTCTGCATCGGCTGCAGGGCTTCAATGCCCAGGGCCAGGCGCGCTTCGAGCGCATCAGCGAACGCCACGGCCGCACCGGCCAACCCTTTGGCGCCAATCTGCACGCCGATGCCCAGGGGCGGATCTGGAGCCCGATGTTCGTCTACGACCCCAAGGCAGATCGCCTGGACGAGGTGGACGCCGCCGGCTCGGCGCCCTTTGGCACGCCCTGGTTCTATGTGGACGCCGAACTGCGCGATGGCCGCCTGGTGTTTGGCGGCAGTCAGGGCCTGCTGGTGGTGCGCCCCGAGCGTTACAGCCCCTCCATCTACGCCCCGCCCCTGGTCATCAACGGCCTGCGCGTGGACGGCCAGCCCCAGCACCTGCCCAATCTTCGCCAAGGCCTGGTGCTGGCCGCCGGCACACGCAGCTTTGGTCTGGACTACGCGGCGCTGGACTTTGCCGCGCCGCAGCGTCTGCGCTACCGCCACCGCCTGGTCGGCCTGGACCCGGCCTGGATCGAGGGCGGTGCCGACTTCCGCATGCCCAGCTACAGCAATCTGGCGCCCGGCCGCTACACCCTGCACCTGAACGCCAGCAACCACGATGGGGTCTGGAGCCCCAAGGTGCTGGAGCTGCCCATCGAGGTGCGGGCGGCTTGGTGGCAGCGGCCCACGGTGCGCGCCTTGGGTCTCATCCTGGCGCTGCTGGGCCTGTGGAGCCTGCTGCAATGGCGCACCCGCCAGCTGCGCCGGCGTGAAGGCCGGCTGCAAGCCCTGGTGCAGGAGCGCACCGCCGAGCTGCGCCGCGTCAGCCTGATGGACCCCCTGACCGGCGCCCACAACCGCCGCTACATGGCCCAGCACGTGGACGCCGAGCTGCAGCAATGCCTGTCACAGCGCCGCGGCCCCGCCGGCGAGGCGGCCGATCTCTGCGTGATGCTGCTGGACATCGACCACTTCAAGCAGGTCAACGACCGGCACGGCCACGCCGCCGGCGATGCCGTGCTGGTACAGGCCGCCGAACGCCTGCGGGCCGAACTGCAGCCGGGCGACTGCCTGGTGCGCTGGGGCGGCGAGGAGTTCCTGCTGCTGACCCGCCCCGGCTCGCGCGCGGGCGCCATCCCGCTGGCCGAGCGCCTGTGCGAAGCCCTGCGTCAGCAGGACTTCCAGCTGCCCGACGGCCAGGCGCTGGCGGTGCGGGCCTCGATCGGACTGGCCTGCTATCCGCTGGACCCACAGCAAGTGCAAGCCTGGGACTGGAAGGCCACCCTGCAGCTCGCCGACGCGGCGCTCTACGCCGCCAAGGCGGCCGGGCGCGACGGCTGGGTGGCCTGCCTGAGCGCCCACGGCCTGCAGCCGACGGACGCCCCCGCACGCGACTGGCTGACACAACAGGGCCTGCTGACCGTGCGCAGCACCCCGGTGGCCGACAAGCCGCCGGCGCCGGAGATCTGA
- the lepB gene encoding signal peptidase I, with protein sequence MKSWWRQQRGFVMFLLLFGLFRTAVADWNPVPTGSMRPTIVEGDVVLVNRLAYQLKLPLTDVVLAQWQGPERGDIVTFGSPADGTRLLKRVVGLPGDRVELQGGQLWINGQAQTLEEAELVEEPLPSGAHVPAWRAQEQLGARRHAVQGLPTVPALRDGSWTLGEGQYFMLGDNRDNSHDSRYFGPVPRALLIGRVQRLLVSGDPEAYYLPRLGRLLKPLS encoded by the coding sequence ATGAAATCCTGGTGGCGGCAGCAACGCGGCTTTGTGATGTTTCTCTTGCTTTTCGGCCTGTTCCGCACCGCGGTGGCGGACTGGAACCCGGTGCCCACCGGGTCGATGCGGCCCACCATCGTCGAGGGCGATGTGGTGCTGGTGAACCGGCTGGCCTACCAGCTCAAGCTGCCGCTCACCGATGTGGTGCTGGCGCAGTGGCAGGGGCCGGAGCGCGGCGATATCGTCACTTTCGGCTCGCCGGCGGACGGCACGCGATTGCTCAAGCGCGTGGTGGGCCTGCCCGGTGATCGCGTTGAGTTGCAGGGGGGGCAGTTGTGGATCAACGGCCAGGCCCAGACGCTGGAGGAGGCTGAGCTCGTCGAAGAGCCGCTGCCCAGTGGCGCCCACGTCCCGGCCTGGCGTGCGCAAGAGCAGCTCGGTGCGCGCCGGCACGCGGTGCAGGGCCTGCCCACCGTGCCCGCGCTGCGCGATGGCAGCTGGACACTGGGCGAGGGTCAGTACTTCATGCTGGGCGACAACCGCGACAACAGCCACGACTCGCGCTACTTCGGTCCCGTGCCGCGCGCGCTGTTGATCGGCCGGGTGCAGCGCCTGCTGGTCTCGGGCGATCCCGAGGCCTACTACCTGCCGCGCCTGGGCCGGCTGCTCAAGCCTCTAAGCTGA
- a CDS encoding DUF938 domain-containing protein, whose amino-acid sequence MHFHSPAAERNKQPILEQLQRLLPPQGRALEIASGSGQHARHFLAGLPGWTWQPSEFDADKRAGLQQLQLELGPRCLPPLALDVSAPDWPVDAAGFELIFCANVLHIAPWACCAGLMQGAARHLAPGGCLVSYGPYLESDVPTAPSNLAFDADLKSRNPGWGLRNLDAVRVEAARAGLYLRERVAMPANNLLLVWGPGQAG is encoded by the coding sequence ATGCACTTTCACTCCCCTGCCGCTGAGCGCAACAAGCAGCCCATTCTGGAACAACTGCAGCGTCTGCTGCCGCCGCAGGGGCGGGCCTTGGAGATCGCCTCGGGTAGCGGCCAGCACGCGCGCCATTTCTTGGCTGGGCTGCCCGGCTGGACCTGGCAGCCCAGCGAGTTCGATGCCGACAAGCGCGCCGGGTTGCAGCAACTGCAGCTTGAGTTGGGCCCGCGCTGCTTGCCACCTCTGGCTCTGGACGTCAGCGCGCCCGACTGGCCGGTGGATGCGGCCGGCTTTGAGCTGATCTTCTGCGCCAATGTGCTGCACATCGCGCCCTGGGCCTGCTGCGCGGGGCTGATGCAAGGGGCGGCGCGCCATCTGGCGCCCGGGGGCTGTCTGGTGAGCTATGGGCCCTACTTGGAGTCCGACGTCCCCACGGCCCCTAGCAATCTGGCCTTCGATGCCGACCTCAAGTCGCGCAACCCGGGCTGGGGTTTGCGCAACCTGGACGCGGTGCGCGTCGAGGCAGCGCGGGCGGGGCTGTACCTGCGCGAGCGGGTGGCGATGCCGGCGAACAACTTGCTGTTGGTGTGGGGGCCGGGGCAGGCCGGCTGA
- a CDS encoding DUF4288 domain-containing protein produces MLYCSHAIFYFKLLEAAQDSFLVHENIYLIEAEDEETAARLAVDLAKANEDTSEDGHLELNEQKAAYLFAGIRKIIEVASSPMPINAAGLVGLELSYSQFEVDTLDQVLALARGDMVEVLYRE; encoded by the coding sequence ATGCTGTACTGTTCCCACGCCATTTTTTACTTCAAGCTGCTTGAGGCGGCGCAGGACTCGTTCCTCGTTCATGAAAACATCTACCTGATCGAGGCTGAGGATGAAGAGACAGCTGCGAGACTTGCCGTCGACCTCGCCAAGGCCAATGAAGACACTAGTGAAGATGGGCACCTTGAACTCAATGAGCAAAAGGCAGCGTATCTCTTTGCGGGTATTCGCAAAATCATCGAAGTAGCGTCGAGCCCCATGCCGATCAATGCGGCGGGGCTGGTCGGGTTGGAGCTGAGTTATTCGCAGTTCGAAGTGGACACCCTCGATCAGGTACTCGCTCTTGCGCGGGGTGACATGGTTGAGGTGCTGTACAGGGAGTAG